The window AACGCGTTTCTCTAGTACTTTGCGGAAGCTTTCCCAGTACGGAGGAATAGACGCTAATAGGGTTTCCAGATTCGAAGGACCGACGATATCTACACCACAGGCAAAGCGATCAGGGGTGATGGTCAGGCCTGCAAGTGTTGCATAACCACCATATGAGCCACCCATGATAGCAATCTTGTCGTTGGTCGTGATCTTCTCTGCTACCGCCCAATCAATCGCATCGATTAGATCATCATGCATTTTCAGGCCCCATTCCAGGTCGCCAGCATTAACAAAGCTCTTACCGAAACCAGTAGAACCACGGAAGTTTACTTGTAACACCGCATAGCCGCGATTTGCTAACCATTGTGGGGTTGAGCGATAACCATAAGAATCGCGCGCCCATGGACCACCATGAACGTTTAGAACCAGCGGTAGTGCTTGTTCAGGGCGACCGTCGCCATCAGCGTCTGCACCAGGAGGTAAGGTTAAGTAAGAAACCAAGGTTAAACCATCACGCGACTTGATCATTTCTGGTGTCATCAACGCCAGAGTTTTGTCTTCCAGCTCAGGTCGTGTTGCAAATAGTCGACTGAAGGTATTTGTTTTCAAATCCCAGCTGTAATACGAGGCGACCTTGTTTGATTGTGAATTTAAAACAATCCAGGTTTCTTCGTCTTGAGTTGCAGATACTCTGGCAAATTCTCCGTCAAACTGAGCTTCCAGCTTAGCGAGAATCTCCTTACCGCGATCGTCTAAGGCAACATAACTGTTTTTGTCATAGTTGACGGAATAAACATACGGTACACCGGTGTCTTTATCGCGCCAGGTGCCGCCAATATCTGCGCGGTCATCTTCTGCAACCAGAGTCTTCTCTCCGGTTTCCAGATCCATAGCCAGAAGTGCACTGGTATCTCTGCCTTTACTCTCTTGCAGATACAAGGTTTTGTTATCTTTGCTGAAACCTGCAAGACCTGTAGTGTATAAATCTTCAGGTGGGATTTCTAAAAATAGCTCCCAGGCATCATCATTCTTTTTGTAGTATTCAGAACCACCAGCGCTGGTAGATTTTTGTCCGAAGCGCATGGTTAAATCGTTGTCGAAACTGAAACCACCAAAGTTTTCCGTGTTTTCAAATACCAGGGTAAGTTCACCGGTATTTACATCCAGCTCATAAACATCGTGCCAGCGCGGGTCACGATTGTTAATACCGATCATCTGTTTGCCCGGGATGTCTGAGCTACTTGCTAAGAACAGCACGCGGGTGTTTTCAAATGGGGTGTATAGGGTTTCTTCGCCAGTTTTCGGATCAACACCGTAGAGCAAAAAGTTCTCATCTCCGCCTTTGTCCTGAACGTACAAAAGCTTCTCCATACCAGCAACCCAGCCGTAGCCACGAATGCCTCGGCCCTTGTCGGTGGTGATTGGTTTAGCGCTGGCAAAATCATCGGCTGGCGCGACCCAAATATTCATTACCCCATCAACCGGAGCAAGGTAGCTGATCATCGAGCCGTTAGGGCTGATTTGCACACTGCTGTAGGTAGGGTTGCCAAATATTAATTCGCGAGGGATTAATTCGAGTTGAACGTCGTTAGTACTAGAATCCGCTGTTTGTTGTGCTTGTTTGTCAGCGGTTTGTGAGTTTTGGGTATCGTTGGCGCTACCACAGCCGATTAAGGTGGCTGAGAACGCGAGTGATACAAATAAACATTTCAATTTCATGGTATCTCCGTTACGTAGATTGAAAAAGGAGCAACGATTGCTCTAGTTCAAAACCCATCATAGCTTACCTGATTGAAATTGCAGCAGTTTTTGGTTGAAGCTAAATCGAAGATTTAGCTTTAAACACGCTTACGCTCCTAGCACGCCGAGTCATTATAAAGCATGCATAGGCTCCTAGCACACGATTTGAAATCGTTCCTAGCAAGCAATCAGAGATTGCGCCTAGCTAAGAGCTATGGCTTTGATTTCCAGTCGTGGCTGGAAATGACGGGTGAGGAAAAATGGTGAAGGGGTAAGCTGCGCTGGTGGAAGAGGAAGGTGGGAGATGACGCTTGCAGCTAGGAGCGCCAGCGTGCTAGGAACGAAGTGTGCTGCGATGCAAAATGGGGTCAGAGCATGAATCGGGTAAATAGCTATTTTCGATTCAAGAGGCGACCCCGAAAAACGTTGTTGATTCAAGATCTGACCCCGAGCTACACTTCGCTAAAACGTCGGTATTACCGCACGTAAGCGTTCAATATCGCCGGCACCAACGTTATGAGCCTTAAAATAGTGCTCCCACTCACTGGCTAACTCCATCACCTGATCGATGATTTTTTTGGCTTTAAACTGTTTTAAGCCAAATCGGTCAGATTGGCTCAGTAGGTTTGCTATCGTGCCTTCTCTGCCATATGCTCCCAGGCCAATGCCATGTTGTTTGGATGAATTAATCGGGAGCACATCATACGCCGGACTTAAGCGCCAATCTTGACTCGCAAAGTTATAAACCATGGCATGATTGCGGGAATGATCGTCGGTATTACCAATTAGGACATTGAAAACCATTCGATAATACAGGTCATGTGCATCGGTGGGATCGGAGACATATTTCATTATGAATTCGGCCAAATAACCGTAGGTGTATTGCTCTCGCATTGTTGAGTTACTGACTTTATTAACGCTAAAAATAGAGTTTGCACTTAAATAATGACAAGTTGGTTTGCCATTTTTAAGGTCGAAGCGTTCAATTAATAACACATCTCCTGAGGGCGTGTTCTTAACCTTGGTGTTGGCAACATTACAAGGTAATTCAGCGAGCATATGCATAGCTGCATTTTCAACTTTGACGACATTGTATAGATCATCGGGTCGATTGAATTTAGCCAGGTATGACAGCTGATCATCTTGAATGATAGTTTTTGGCCGAGCACCGCCCATTGATGAACCAAATTCAAACGCTCTTTTTGCTTCACTGGGTATCTCTTTATCTGCCAATATCGCATCTTTCGCCTTCAGTAACATGGGCAGATCGCCCAAGGTGTTTTTATTGTATTTGGGCTTAGATGAAGAGCTAGATAAGCTAAATACTAATGCGCCAACGCCCATACCGGAACCGGCTAATAAAAACTCCAGCCGGTTTTTAGGTTTGGTTTTGTGCAGTGATAATATGACTTTTTCACCCCACGAGTCTGCACCGGCGTCTGAGAGCGCGCCAAATAGTCCTTTGTTGAATGTTGTTCGATATTGGTTTTCGCTAAGTGGCAAATGTATCGGATCGAGGGGGAATGCGTCGGTTCGTGCTAAGTAGCTTTTACCATACCGAAAACGACCGAACTTTCCTGGCTCATCGACTTCTGTCACACCGCAAATAACAGGTTTGTCTTCGAGACCGTCGAGATAGACATAGGCTTTAGAAGTCATTGTCTAACTCCTGAGTATCTTTTCGAGATTTTCGCGAAAGGGGATTACTTTGCTCATCGAGTTTTTTTTCTATCGCGATTTGCAGATCATCGATTAATTCTAAGTGCTCAAGTACTTTAAACAAGGTTTCTGCATTTACCGGTTTGCCATTCTCAATTGAGGATATGGTATTTCTGCCAACACCTACACGTTGACCAAGTTCGGTTTGATCCATCGTTGCTGCGCGAGACGCAACCACTAACTTTCCAATGGTTTTGAGAAGGGTTTGTGATTTCTGCATAAAATATTAAGGGTTAGTGTTTAATGCTTAAAATATAATGCATAGGGGTGTGTTATTCAAGCTAGTGTAAGCTACTAGCACGCCGAACTACGGCTCCTGGCACACGATTGGAAATCGTTCCTAGCATGCAATCAGAGATTGCGCCTAGCTAAGAGCACAACCTGATGTCATCACAGAAAATTGCTCGTGCATTTTCTGCATACCGGTCGTCCGTGACCATATTCGGGTAACTGAAGATCTCTCGCAAAAGTTATAGGCTTTGATTTCCAGTCGTAGCTGGAAATGACGGGGATACGTGGGGCGTGGCTGGAAATGGCGGTTGAGGAAAAATGGTGAAGGGGTAAGCTGCGCTGGTGGAAGAGGAAGGTGGGAGATGACGCTTGCAGCTAGGAGCGCCAGCGTGCTAGGAATGTAATGTGCTAGGAACGGAGTGTGCTGCTTTAGAAAATGTGGTCAGAGCATGAATCGGATACATATACATTTTCGATTCAAGATCTGATAATCATATAGAAAGCTCCTCTTGTAATCGATACAGTTGTGTTGACCAAAACATAAACAGTATCGAGAGGAGCTTATGATGAAACTATATGGTGGAATTGATTTGCATTCAAACAATTGTGTTATTGCTATTGTAAATGGTAACGGTGAAAAGTTGTTGACCAAAAGGCTAGATAACGATTTAACGGTTATTCAATCATTCTTAAAACCCTACAAAAATGATTTGACCGGACTCGTTGTGGAGTCGACCTTTAACTGGTACTGGCTTGTCGATGCTTTGATGGAAGATGGTTTCCAAATGCACTTAGCTAATCCCAGTGCGATTCAACAATATTCAGGACTCAAGCACGCTGACGATAAAACGGATGCCCGATGGCTTGCTGAAATGCTACGGCTTGATGTGTTGCCTGAAGGCTATATATACCCAAAAGAAATGCGAAGCGTGCGAGACCTGATGCGCAAGCGAATGGATATCGTACAGCAATCGACAAAGAATTTGTTATCCATCCAAAGTTGCTATATGCGCCACCTGGGTTATAAACCAAGCAGCAATAAAATTAAGCAAATGGCCCAGTGCTTTGAAGAGACGAATATCGATGATATCAACCAAACATTCTCTTCGGCACATACCAGTACTGCCGTCTATTCAAACCTAGCGTTATTGCGCTGTGCACAGCAACAGATTAAGCACATAGAATCACAGGTTTTAAAGCAAGTATCGCTGTCTCCTGAATTTCGTTTACTGACCAGCATTGATGGTATCGGCAAGGTGCTTGCGCTGACCATCATGTTAGAAACAGGAACGATAGAACGGTTTGCAAGTGCGGGTAACTTCGCCTCGTATTGTCGCTGCGTAAATGGCAGCAGGACAAGTAACGGTAAGAAAAAAGGCTCCACGAATATAAAAAATGGTAACCGTTATCTAGCGTGGGCGTTTATAGAAGCGGCCAATTTTGCTATGCGATACAACCCGGCAATAAAAAAGTACTATCAGCGAAAACTGGCTAGAACGAATCGCAACATCGCCCTTAAAACGGTTGCTCATAAGCTCGCGAGAGCTTGTTACCACGTACTTAAAAGTAACGTAGCATTCGAGGATAACAAAGCATTCAGTTAATGACATTATGATGATTTAGGTTGATGCGTTGAGTTAATACTGGGGTTGGAAAAACCATAAGATCTGATTAGGCCTTCGCATCAACCGCTCAATATTGATTTGTTAAATATGCCCAACGCCGGGAGCCATTTAGGGTTGGATGCCATTACATAACCAAAGATTTGTTATTGAGCAGAGCTTAAGGCTTTGCCAGGAACTGGACCAGGGGTTGGTACTAAACGATGACTGAAACGCAAGTTAAGGGCCTTAGGCAAACATCATTGATGCTTGCCTAAATCGCCTAAATTCAGATGGGTGACTGGTGCATATTTACACCAAATAATTGTCATAAATTAGGTGCATATTCACTAATATCAATGAGTTGAAGCTTTAACCCTGTACTTGCCATTAAAAAGAGTAAGAAAACACGGCTGCGTTCTTGACCGGAGCTTTCTAATGGGTGACCCCATTTTAATCGCAGCACACTTCGTTCCTAGCGCGCTTACGCTCCTAGTGACTAGGCTACCAAACGTCATTTCCAGCCACGACTGGAAATCAAAGCCATAGCTCTTAGCTAGGCGCAATCTCTGATTGCTTGCTAGGAACGATTCCCAATCGTGTGCCAGGAGCCTATGCGTGCTTGAAGCTAAATCTACGATTTTGTGCGCTTTTTTTTCTGCTAGTATGGTTTTAAACATAAGAACAAATCCGGGGAAGACTCATGTACAAACCAACCGACATCGTCACCACAGAGGCGGAAATTCGTGAAATTGTGCCGAATCAATTTGCCAGCCAAATCGGCAAAGTAATCGACCATATCGATGATCACCTGAGAACCTGGATTGAACGCACCCCGTTTATTACCATGGCGACCGTGTCGAAAGAAGGCAGGGTAGATGTTTCTCCAAAAGGTGATCCCGCGGGCTTCGTGAAAGTGCTGGATGAAAAGACGTTGGCAGTGCCGGATAGACCTGGCAACCACAGATTTGACAGTTTTTTAAATATCCTGGAAACCGGCCGCATCAGCCTGATGTTTCTGGTACC is drawn from Thalassotalea sp. PS06 and contains these coding sequences:
- a CDS encoding helix-turn-helix transcriptional regulator, which codes for MQKSQTLLKTIGKLVVASRAATMDQTELGQRVGVGRNTISSIENGKPVNAETLFKVLEHLELIDDLQIAIEKKLDEQSNPLSRKSRKDTQELDNDF
- a CDS encoding MSMEG_1061 family FMN-dependent PPOX-type flavoprotein, with the protein product MYKPTDIVTTEAEIREIVPNQFASQIGKVIDHIDDHLRTWIERTPFITMATVSKEGRVDVSPKGDPAGFVKVLDEKTLAVPDRPGNHRFDSFLNILETGRISLMFLVPNRREVVRVAGSAVVVRDQELRESMAVNGKVPDFAVVVTVEEAFFHCGKSVIRSKLWEPEKALPVDGLSTYAQAVKDHAALETPLVDIETAFANNEKNRLYDE
- a CDS encoding alpha/beta hydrolase family protein; this translates as MKLKCLFVSLAFSATLIGCGSANDTQNSQTADKQAQQTADSSTNDVQLELIPRELIFGNPTYSSVQISPNGSMISYLAPVDGVMNIWVAPADDFASAKPITTDKGRGIRGYGWVAGMEKLLYVQDKGGDENFLLYGVDPKTGEETLYTPFENTRVLFLASSSDIPGKQMIGINNRDPRWHDVYELDVNTGELTLVFENTENFGGFSFDNDLTMRFGQKSTSAGGSEYYKKNDDAWELFLEIPPEDLYTTGLAGFSKDNKTLYLQESKGRDTSALLAMDLETGEKTLVAEDDRADIGGTWRDKDTGVPYVYSVNYDKNSYVALDDRGKEILAKLEAQFDGEFARVSATQDEETWIVLNSQSNKVASYYSWDLKTNTFSRLFATRPELEDKTLALMTPEMIKSRDGLTLVSYLTLPPGADADGDGRPEQALPLVLNVHGGPWARDSYGYRSTPQWLANRGYAVLQVNFRGSTGFGKSFVNAGDLEWGLKMHDDLIDAIDWAVAEKITTNDKIAIMGGSYGGYATLAGLTITPDRFACGVDIVGPSNLETLLASIPPYWESFRKVLEKRVGDPNTEEGLAILKKASPLNSVDNIVKPLLIGQGANDPRVKQAESDQIVDAMKAKNIPVTYALFPDEGHGFARPENRLAFYGVAEGFLANCLGGNAEPIGDDLTGSSLTVPAGAEDIEGLSEALKGFTSENRG
- a CDS encoding type II toxin-antitoxin system HipA family toxin is translated as MTSKAYVYLDGLEDKPVICGVTEVDEPGKFGRFRYGKSYLARTDAFPLDPIHLPLSENQYRTTFNKGLFGALSDAGADSWGEKVILSLHKTKPKNRLEFLLAGSGMGVGALVFSLSSSSSKPKYNKNTLGDLPMLLKAKDAILADKEIPSEAKRAFEFGSSMGGARPKTIIQDDQLSYLAKFNRPDDLYNVVKVENAAMHMLAELPCNVANTKVKNTPSGDVLLIERFDLKNGKPTCHYLSANSIFSVNKVSNSTMREQYTYGYLAEFIMKYVSDPTDAHDLYYRMVFNVLIGNTDDHSRNHAMVYNFASQDWRLSPAYDVLPINSSKQHGIGLGAYGREGTIANLLSQSDRFGLKQFKAKKIIDQVMELASEWEHYFKAHNVGAGDIERLRAVIPTF
- a CDS encoding IS110 family transposase; this encodes MMKLYGGIDLHSNNCVIAIVNGNGEKLLTKRLDNDLTVIQSFLKPYKNDLTGLVVESTFNWYWLVDALMEDGFQMHLANPSAIQQYSGLKHADDKTDARWLAEMLRLDVLPEGYIYPKEMRSVRDLMRKRMDIVQQSTKNLLSIQSCYMRHLGYKPSSNKIKQMAQCFEETNIDDINQTFSSAHTSTAVYSNLALLRCAQQQIKHIESQVLKQVSLSPEFRLLTSIDGIGKVLALTIMLETGTIERFASAGNFASYCRCVNGSRTSNGKKKGSTNIKNGNRYLAWAFIEAANFAMRYNPAIKKYYQRKLARTNRNIALKTVAHKLARACYHVLKSNVAFEDNKAFS